AAAGTTTTACTATCATAACGCTCACGTTTTTGGTGGTAAAAGTGAACAACTTCAGCGCCCGCTGTTTTAGCTAAACTAGCCAACTCTTCCATAGACATCTCAAAGTGTTCCGTCTCTTGAAGTTCTACACCTACAATAATGACACGTTCTTGTTTTCTTTGTGTTTCATACATAGGCTCACCTCCTTTTGTAGGTTTTTATCATGAAAAAATAGCCCACATGGACTATCAAAACTACCACATATTATAGCATATTTTCCCTACATTCACACTAGCAACTGTTTAGCTTTCCTTTAAAAAATCCTCAACCCTTGTGGCAATCTGCTCTTGAAAGTTTTGATCAGAAATCTGGTAAAAATCTACTGACATCCGATTTCTAAACCAAGTCAACTGGCGTTTAGCAAAGCGTCTGGTGTTTTGTTTTAAGCGTGCGACGGATGTTTCCAAATCCTCCTGACCGGCAAAATAAGGAAAGAGCTCCTTATAGCCAATGCCACGAGCTGCCTGAACATCTGGGTGATGGTCATAAAGCCACTTAGCTTCTTCCAGTAAACCATTTGCTATCATGACATCGACACGGGCATTGATACGATCATAAAGCACTTGCCGCTCATCTGTCAGTCCAACTAACAAAGGTTCTAAATCGCTGTCCTGGTTAGTCAAATCCTGACCAAATTTAGCCAACTCCAGGGCACGAATCGCACGACGGCGATTGAGTTGAGGGATTTCTAAACCTTTCTCTGCAACTTTTGCAAAGATTGTCTCATCCTCTTCTTTTTCCAATTCCTGACGATAAGCTAAGAGGGCTTCCTGATCAAGGTTACCGCCTAAATGATAGCCCTCTAATAGACTTTGCAGATAGAGGCCCGTCCCACCAACAATAATAGGCAATTTGCCCCGATTGATGATAGCATCAATGGCTGCATGAGCTTCTCTTACAAACTCAAAAGCTGAATAGGATTCCGTGACCTGGCGCACATCAATCAAATGATGGACCGCAGCCGCTTGTTCCTCTGGACTCGCCTTTGCCGTTCCAATATCCAGTTGCTGATAGACCTG
The sequence above is drawn from the Streptococcus pluranimalium genome and encodes:
- the miaA gene encoding tRNA (adenosine(37)-N6)-dimethylallyltransferase MiaA, which gives rise to MKKKIIVVAGPTAVGKTALGIQLAQRFNGEIISGDSQQVYQQLDIGTAKASPEEQAAAVHHLIDVRQVTESYSAFEFVREAHAAIDAIINRGKLPIIVGGTGLYLQSLLEGYHLGGNLDQEALLAYRQELEKEEDETIFAKVAEKGLEIPQLNRRRAIRALELAKFGQDLTNQDSDLEPLLVGLTDERQVLYDRINARVDVMIANGLLEEAKWLYDHHPDVQAARGIGYKELFPYFAGQEDLETSVARLKQNTRRFAKRQLTWFRNRMSVDFYQISDQNFQEQIATRVEDFLKES